The genomic window CAAAGAAAGCGACAACTTTTAAGTTTTCTAATCCAATGGATTCAAAAAAAAATTTTAGAAATAATTAAAAATCAAAGAGATAAACAATTAAAAGCTTACAATCCTCATAGGATTGTAGTTAATGGATTAAGCAACCATACATTTTGGCAAAATATTAGTCCCGAAGTGACGGAACAAATGGTCTTAATCGTTCATGTTTCCCCTAGACATTTCGTTCCACCAAAGTCTGAGACGTTAGACTGGGCAATCAAAATAATGAATCAATATAAAGCTTTGATATTTGTTTCATCTCGATGCCGAGACGAATGGTCATCATTAATTGATGTTAGTAATAAAAGAATTTCTTATATTCCTAATTGCTGCAAAGAAGATGAAATTAAGAAAATAACCTCAGTTACCAAAGAAAAAACCAAAGAAAAATTAAGTTTATCTCTAAAAGATTTTGTAGCGGTTTGTGTCGCAAGTTTGCAACCTCGGAAGAATCAAACGTTGTTATTAGATGTTTTTCCAAAATTAATACAAATTGTTCCAAATTTAAAACTTTATTTGATTGGTCCAATCAGTTTAAATCCTTCCTGGGCAAAATCTCTGTTAAAAACAATTAAAGTTAAGGGTTTCAGTAATCAAATACAATATTTGGGGAGTAAAGAGAATGCAAAAGAGTTTATTTATGCTGCCGATGTTTTATTATTACCTTCTTTGGCAGAAGCAATGCCATGTGTCATATTAGAAGCAATGGCTTTAAAAACACCAATAATTGCTTCTGAAGTTGATGGTATTCCAGAGTTAATTGAGAATGAATCAACAGGCTTTTTGTTTTCTCCAAAAGATCCGCAAACTTTAGTTGAAGCTTTCAAAAAGATGGCTAATAATTTAGAGGAAACTCAAAAATATACAGATAATGCTTATCATAAGTATTGGCAAGAGTTTTCGCAGAGTAAGCAAATAGAAAGATATCATCGATTTTTGGCAAACTTGAATAATGGTAACTAAAACATTAATGTGTTATAGTTTAATCAATATCATAGTATAAAATGAAGTTTAAAAAAAATGACTAAACCAACTGTTTTTGTTCATACAAGCTGCCATGAAATAATGTCAGGAAAGATTGCTGCTTACAGTCTTAAACGGATGTCTAAAAATACTGATAAGTTTGATGTTAAAATCATTGAATTAGAACATTATCCCCATTTAATGAAGTATCATGGTTACCGATGTATTCGTAATAAACGGGAAGCCGCTTGGTATAATAATGTTCCTCAATCTTTCTTGCCATTGCGCTTTATTGTCCCTCAATTGATGGGTTATGAAGGAAAAGCCGTTGTCATAGACCCTGATATTTTTGCAGTGGCAGATATCTATGAATTACTAACAAAAGACATGGGAAATAAAGCTGTTTTAGCTAGACCCATTTATTCAAAAAATAGAGTTATTGGTCATAATTCTAGTGTCATGCTTCTTGACTGTTCTAAATTACAACATTGGCAATGGGAAAAAGAAATTGATGAAGTTTTTAATAAAAAAAGAGATTTACAAGAATGGATATCTATACAAACAGAGTCAAGAGAAAATATAGGGGAACTAGAAGAAGAATGGAATCATTATGACATTCTCAATGAACACACTAAGTTGTTACATAATACAACTCAAATTACACAACCTTGGAAAACAGGTTTGCTTTATGATACATCCCGTTTAAATAATAATGTACAAGGATTTGCTCGTTTTGGAATTGAGTTAGTTTCTAGTTATCAAAAAATAGCTAAAGCTCCTTCCAAAAGGAAAGCATTGAAATCTATGATGCAGGAACTTTTATTACAAAAGGAAAGAAAATTATATCGTCAACATCCTGACCCAAATCAAGAAAATCTTTTCTTTTCATATCTGAAAGAAGCGTTATTAGAAGGAATTATTAGTGAAGACTTTATTAAACAACAAATCAATTACAAACATATTAGAAAAGATATTTTTGAAATTTTAAACAAGGTCAACTATTCTACTGAAAATGTATTACAAAGAATCACTAAAAAAACAGCTAAACTACACTTACAAAAATAAATACTATAAATTGTAAGTAATATAATTTCAATCTCCTGAACTTGATGGGTATATAGTCATCCATAATCTCTTTCCTTATCCCTGATCATAAAATATATAGACTCAGGAAAACTATCACCAATTATTTTCTTAGTAAAGGTTTTCTGTCTGCATTGGGTTTAACATAACCCAATGCAGCTACTCAAGTTCCTGATGTTATCTATAGTTTTTATCATCTTAAATTCTTAGCAATTATATCTAAATTCTTAAAATAACAATGAATAAATTTGGTGAATATAATATTCTGTTAACAGAAGAATATTTTAATAAGCTGATTAGTTAAAAATGAAAATAAATGAAAAATATTTACATCCCACATCTCTAGACGAAGCAAAAATAATTCAACAACAGTTGAAAAAACAAGTAATAACTAAAGATCAACTACAAACAGTTAAGTATGTAGCAGGGGTCGATGTCGGTAATCTAATACAAAGAATATATAATAAACAACAACAACAAAGACCCCCTTTTTTATACACTGTTATACTATATCTTAATACTTTTTTATATTTATATGGTGTTAAATGTCTTTAAGTCTTCAGAAGGGCATCGACCCTCATACCCAGGAGATCATTTGGTTAGTGCTTGATGAGGATTACCAAGTGGTAGAACCAATTCAACGTTACCTAACCTTCCTATCAGGGACAAAATCCCCCAATACTGTCGAATCCTACGGTTACGGGCTAAAAGCTTGGTGGGAGTTCCTACAAAGTAAAACCCTCAACTGGAAAGAAGTTCAGTTAACGGATTTAGAAGACTTTGTTCATTGGTTAAGAGTAGGAGATACCAGTAACATCGTGTCCATGCAACCAGTTAAAGCAAAACGTAGCGAACGTAGCATCAATTTGGCACTAACGGCTGTTACCACCTTTTATGAGTACCACGACGCTCATAAAAACGTTGACCCCAAAAAGTTTGACCGTCTCATTACTACCAGGGGAAATACTCGTAGAGGGTTATTAGATGGCATTAGTAAGTCCAAACCAACCCGACAGAAATTAGTCAAACTTAAAGAACCTAAAAAGTTTCCTGGTTGTTTAACAGATGAACAACTGGAAACCTTAGTTAATAGCTGTCACCGACTTAGAGATAAATTCCTAATCCTGTTACTCAATGGAACAGGAATTAGAGTAGGAGAATTACTCGGATTACAGCACGAAGACATAGGAGACGGTAGCGATTACTTTATCCATGTCAGAAAGCGTCGTCACAATAATGAAGCTAGGGCAAAAGGACAAGAAAGAACCATTCCTGTTATTCCTGAACTTCTGCAAATGTACAACGATTATCTCATTTATGAGTACCCAGAAGTGGAATCAAACTATGTTTTCGTAAATATCTGGGAGGGTGCAATAGGGATGCCCATGAAAGCCCCTGTCATTAATACCATGTTTACTCGGTTGAGTAAAAAGACAGGAATTAAAGTCTATCCTCACCTCT from Crocosphaera subtropica ATCC 51142 includes these protein-coding regions:
- a CDS encoding tyrosine-type recombinase/integrase, whose protein sequence is MSLSLQKGIDPHTQEIIWLVLDEDYQVVEPIQRYLTFLSGTKSPNTVESYGYGLKAWWEFLQSKTLNWKEVQLTDLEDFVHWLRVGDTSNIVSMQPVKAKRSERSINLALTAVTTFYEYHDAHKNVDPKKFDRLITTRGNTRRGLLDGISKSKPTRQKLVKLKEPKKFPGCLTDEQLETLVNSCHRLRDKFLILLLNGTGIRVGELLGLQHEDIGDGSDYFIHVRKRRHNNEARAKGQERTIPVIPELLQMYNDYLIYEYPEVESNYVFVNIWEGAIGMPMKAPVINTMFTRLSKKTGIKVYPHLFRHTYATRLLKAGYSPERVKYLLGHTSIQTTLDIYSHVISEADLMTVIEEEDNNE
- a CDS encoding glycosyltransferase family 4 protein, which gives rise to MIFFVSKTLTHNSGLPQAGKDILIALLTTGEPIIVVTKTKCLLPQKIENQLVPLPQWVFPIEKIASAKSIQRKRQLLSFLIQWIQKKILEIIKNQRDKQLKAYNPHRIVVNGLSNHTFWQNISPEVTEQMVLIVHVSPRHFVPPKSETLDWAIKIMNQYKALIFVSSRCRDEWSSLIDVSNKRISYIPNCCKEDEIKKITSVTKEKTKEKLSLSLKDFVAVCVASLQPRKNQTLLLDVFPKLIQIVPNLKLYLIGPISLNPSWAKSLLKTIKVKGFSNQIQYLGSKENAKEFIYAADVLLLPSLAEAMPCVILEAMALKTPIIASEVDGIPELIENESTGFLFSPKDPQTLVEAFKKMANNLEETQKYTDNAYHKYWQEFSQSKQIERYHRFLANLNNGN